Proteins encoded together in one Cellulomonas gilvus ATCC 13127 window:
- a CDS encoding Jag family protein gives MTTQPDAETRDSTSRLEEEGEIAADYLEELLDIADLDGDIDIDVDHGRAAVEIVSEDPADRSLRRLAGRDGEVLDALQELTRLAVQAKTGERSRLMLDVAGYRADRRTALAAVARDAVARVKETGEPVALEPMNPFERKVVHDAVAEAGLVSDSDGVEPQRHVVVRPA, from the coding sequence ATGACGACCCAGCCCGACGCGGAGACCCGCGACTCCACCTCCCGGCTCGAGGAGGAGGGCGAGATCGCGGCCGACTACCTCGAGGAGCTCCTCGACATCGCCGACCTCGACGGTGACATCGACATCGACGTCGATCACGGTCGTGCCGCCGTCGAGATCGTGTCCGAGGACCCGGCCGACCGCTCCCTGCGTCGGCTCGCCGGCCGCGACGGTGAGGTGCTGGACGCCCTTCAGGAGCTCACGCGCCTGGCCGTGCAGGCCAAGACGGGGGAGCGCAGCCGTCTCATGCTCGACGTGGCCGGATATCGCGCCGATCGTCGCACCGCGCTCGCCGCCGTGGCACGCGATGCCGTCGCCCGCGTCAAGGAGACCGGCGAGCCGGTCGCGCTCGAGCCGATGAACCCGTTCGAGCGCAAGGTGGTGCACGACGCCGTTGCCGAGGCCGGCCTGGTGAGCGACTCGGACGGCGTCGAGCCGCAGCGGCACGTGGTGGTCCGGCCCGCCTGA